In the Diachasmimorpha longicaudata isolate KC_UGA_2023 unplaced genomic scaffold, iyDiaLong2 ctg00000297.1, whole genome shotgun sequence genome, TGTATTAGGAGGCAGTTCAATATTGTCGGCCCTCTCCCAGGTATTCTTCACCAACCTAAAGACATTGGttcttcccatacccaagtagaAAGTCAATTGTTTGCTAGGTGTTGTTCCACTGGCATCCGATCCACAGAGTACTGCATACCAATCACAGGGATTTTCCAGGATAGTCGTTGTCACATTCTTAGAAGTCAAAATCATGGGAGGAGCGCTCAGGTACTTTACAACAGATTCGACGACGATTGAACGAAGTCTCTCCTCTGGTTTCAAGAGCATGGGGACTATTCTAGTCTGGTCCGGTAGATGCCAATATTCAAGACACTCCTTCTTCATCTGCGTCTGCTTCGGCTCAGAGAGGTTCCGATTCTCGGCAAAGGCAGCGATCTTCAAGAGTCCCATCACTTGTTTCCTTCCCAGATCGTTGTTGGAACTACAAATATAGTTGTAGAAGCTATCGGCATCTTGGAGCAACTCCACAGGTACCAATTCCCTGATATCGCCGTTCCCGTCAGCCCTCAGAAGAACTTCCCTAGCATATGAAAGATAGTTGATCACAGCCTCAATTTCACTCTTCTTCTTCTCGCAAATCAAGTACCTAGAAcacgagaaagaaaaattaatgaaattattggaaaatttacaaaaaaaaaaaatgtattttatattgtaaaaattagacaATACACACCTTTCAGAGTTGCCAGGTCTAGATGTATTCGgcttgaaaattgatattttttcaaagcatCTGTATAGCAAGTAAATCAATCCCACGCTGAATGGTGTGAACAGATCGAACAATTTAGTAACAAAGTGTCCACCTGTCCGCACAATCTTAAGGGCCACCAGGCATTGGCACAAGTATAACTGTTTCGACAAAATCTCCTGAATACTTTCTATTCCCTCAACCGAAAATCCTCCATCAGCCATCATGAAGTGAACACCCTGTCCTTGGGTATGATTCATGATAAGTTGTTGATAGGCGAGTTGATTCTCCAGATCATAAATATTACCATCACCCTTGGGTCCATAAAAAGGATGAAAAGTTTCTGGTGGTCCAGCGTAAAAGTTATGTAATTGAAAGTCGTTGGAGCCCCTCAGGGTGAACCCAAAGCCCTTTGCATGCCACTTCCTCCTCCACAGGACATATTCACTGAATCCTCCAGGACCGGCGCATACGTCGGCGAAGTAGAGGATCTCATTTGGATTTGCCGTTGTTGGATTAGTGAACATGAAATTGCAGGCTCTGTCAATATTAGCCATTTTTACAGCATCTcgattaagaaaaaatacacCTCTGATTGTTTCAAAGGGATTCGAATGAATCCTCGCCCTTtgtatttcagatttttctaaACCATCGAAAATGCTCTTCGAGCTTATGACCTGGTGAAGGATCTGGGGCTCGCAAAATAAAGTTTCATCATCAATGGTCTTTTTCCAGGGAGCCCTGCGCATCCAACCCCTGAAATCCTCTGCTATTGGTGGTTCCTGATCATTTCTCAACCAGTAGATTTTCTCCCTAACGCTTATGATTTCTTGGGATGGATCCCATTTCCCAATGGCTTTGATCAGAGCTTGGTTACTATGACCCAAACCTCGTCGACCCTTATGCAAAGAAGCCTGAATGGGCTCAgcgataaaatgatttttcttaccCAGGCCCTTGCCACGAGTAAAGTCCATATTTTGCATTATTGTATGGACGACGTTCGAAGTCACGTGGCGAGAAGCGGAGGATTCCTCCAGAAGGGAGCCACCCCGGGTCATTGGGATTGAGAGAGAACCAGATCCTCTACGCCGTTTAACCATAACCGAAGGATTATCAAAAGTTGTAGTTCCGGTCTCTTCCGGTTTAGCGACGTAATTATAACACCTTTTGCTCGAAGCGGAAGCCTGGACGACATCGCCGTCTGAAGATTCTAAAATATCAAGAAAACTATCGATTTTAGCTACGGAACTCGCGATAAATTTATCAGATTTTATCATTAGTAATGagattttctagaaaattcaaaacgaAATGTTACGATGAAACTAATTAATCTGAATgttcaaaaataatcaaataaatatttataataaactatggaattattatcaaattatttcccGTTTCGCAAATAAtctgacaaataaaaaaaacgacaaaagctcaaacgaatagaaaaataatcaacaatcCGCGGAATTCTCtgtattgatttaaaaattaatctgtCCCGAAATATGACGAGTAAACTAATTCAGCTGTCGCATTATTAATTTAGTTATTACTTTTATTGATACATACCAATAATTCCAAAGTTCTTCCTCGATCCGATGTTCACCAGGTCCTGTTCACTCGGAAGGCCAGCAGACGATCCATCGTGCAAGTTATCTCCAAAAGCCCTTGCAGTATCCATTTTCCACCTGAACAACACAATTAACACTATTTTCTTTGAACATTCAATCACTGTTTGATCATTTACCCCACCATAACTCTACttccaacaatttatttccctcaaaAAGGACTTTCCACCCCTCAAAAATCAACTCAACACTTCTGAATAGGAATTATTTCCCAACAAGACGTTATAATAACTAGCtttttaacaaattaattcaagAATATAAACATCTAACAATATTAAAATCTTGAACTCTACAACTTGGTAAAATATCAACTTACACTTTGCACTGGCGTTTCCAACACGAGTATAGTTTTCTCACTCACACGACGACTCAACCAACAAGTTAAACAGAGCAAGATACTCCACAAGAATTCAGTAGACAATGTTCACTTGGTCAATTTTCGTTCAAAACACGAACTTCGTTGTTTACTGTTTTTCAAACGATTCAAGATACAAACGAGCGGGTATAAGCTCACGACCGAAGATGAAGCGAATCTGacatgattttcaaaattgccAGTTCGATAGACCTGACTATTCCCTCCACTTGtccaaatttttggacaagTGGAACCAATCAGAGACGTTGAATAGGTCATTATGAGGAAGGTCACCTGTTGGGGATTAGAGTGGGGACGACCCCATCCGAGGGGCCATATACTTCCGAATAATCCGGAGCCCGACAATATGGCGAGACACTAGGCCTGCCCCCTCCACCTGTAAATTTATAGATTAAGACGAATGTGTCTAATGATTCTACTGGTCATTATTATATTGTTAAttatatcaaataatttttcatcgccgGTGGTCACagaagtaaatattttttattattgaaaataaaattaacgtaGAGTATTTTATATTGGATTTACCTTAAAGGTGTTGtcatgtaaaatatttactggagattttttttaaattgttatagtgaataagtttaaaaaattcctgcaAAATGATGACATGATGTTTGAAAT is a window encoding:
- the LOC135172424 gene encoding cap-specific mRNA (nucleoside-2'-O-)-methyltransferase 1-like, coding for MDTARAFGDNLHDGSSAGLPSEQDLVNIGSRKNFGIIESSDGDVVQASASSKRCYNYVAKPEETGTTTFDNPSVMVKRRRGSGSLSIPMTRGGSLLEESSASRHVTSNVVHTIMQNMDFTRGKGLGKKNHFIAEPIQASLHKGRRGLGHSNQALIKAIGKWDPSQEIISVREKIYWLRNDQEPPIAEDFRGWMRRAPWKKTIDDETLFCEPQILHQVISSKSIFDGLEKSEIQRARIHSNPFETIRGVFFLNRDAVKMANIDRACNFMFTNPTTANPNEILYFADVCAGPGGFSEYVLWRRKWHAKGFGFTLRGSNDFQLHNFYAGPPETFHPFYGPKGDGNIYDLENQLAYQQLIMNHTQGQGVHFMMADGGFSVEGIESIQEILSKQLYLCQCLVALKIVRTGGHFVTKLFDLFTPFSVGLIYLLYRCFEKISIFKPNTSRPGNSERYLICEKKKSEIEAVINYLSYAREVLLRADGNGDIRELVPVELLQDADSFYNYICSSNNDLGRKQVMGLLKIAAFAENRNLSEPKQTQMKKECLEYWHLPDQTRIVPMLLKPEERLRSIVVESVVKYLSAPPMILTSKNVTTTILENPCDWYAVLCGSDASGTTPSKQLTFYLGMGRTNVFRLVKNTWERADNIELPPNTFVYAELVEEMRGLENNIRRTEALHIVDAYLLGGEDVSRNSLPERYALINKFCESLWKPNNSAYCPVRAKELHPLD